The sequence below is a genomic window from Harmonia axyridis chromosome 1, icHarAxyr1.1, whole genome shotgun sequence.
cttatgGACGTCATATTTGTTCTCCTCttgaggtgataaagaaaaattacaaattcaacaCTACAAAAATGTCGAGTCTTGCTTGGCAAATTTGAACtccctttttatttttttgtttaagtagtaggctggtgccagaattaTCAAATAACTCGTTACTTCGtccagttgttatgtgaaaccatcacttaatttttgtgAACTTTAATCCTGTTTGATGAGTAAAGTCCCATTAATTACATAATCAAGCTGATACGAACACTCTACATAGCGTACCACTGGCtatgtctgtagaaattgttctacataatttaaaaaactcaagtgattgtttcacataacaactgttaACAAtgttattttacaattctggCTCCAGCCCAATACGTAAATCATGTATCATGTTGATAAAACAATGTATTTTTATAAACATTCCATTTGAAGAGTTCTGTCAGtgcatttccataaatatcagaattgccaaataactttgttgacagtttttatgtgaaaccatAACTTTTTTAAAtgtgtagaacaatttctacagacattacCAGTGGTACGCTATGTAGATGATTTATtccaaaataatatattatatttcataCTCGTATGAGAACTATCAATAAATATCACTCCGCGAGGTTTGAACTGAGCGTTGTTTCAAAATACAAATCGAATGCAAAAGTTTCAAAACTATCAAAAAAGTAATTCTGTCAcccttttattttcagattataAAGCCAGACATATCGAAACAAGTGAATGAAGGAGTGACCCAAAAACCCACAGAAACTGAAAGAACTACAAGAAGGAGAGTGAGAGTACGTGGACGTCCCACGAATAAATATGTGTCCACGACTGTTGCACCAAGATTTTCTTCTACTCCCGAAAACGAGCAAGCTGAGTTTTATGGATTTATACGACAACCAAATTTCTCTAAAAGTTCTCAAATAAGCAGTAACATTAGGaatgatgaagaaaatatacatatttacGCACCAACtcaagagagaatttccttttcTAATCAGCAAACTGATGAACCACTTGGACCATCGAGTCCAATACCCGACACACAAGCCCCTCATTTTATAGGAGAGCTGAGATCAAAATATACATCTCCTCCAAGAGCTTCCACTACGCAATTACCTTCGTCCTTACCAAAAAGAATGATTGGTAGCAGGGTAAAAGTTCCCGGTAGAAATTACGAAAGCAGAAGTAAGACAACAGATAATACACCGACTGAAAAAAGTACCAGAATTCGAACCAGAGGTCGTACTCATTTCACATCGTCCAGAAATATAAGACAGGAAACAGATAATGAGGAAACTGAAAACTACCCAGCaccttttctgaaaaataaagaagCAGCTACCACGCCCAGTAGTTCAGAATTCAAGATAACTGTGAGTATGGATGATGATAAAGAAGATCAAATTTCTAACCCTGCTATCAACATTACTGAAATAAATCGACAAGCAATTGAACTTTCACAAAACCCACTCACAATACAGGAGGACACAAAAAATCCTTCACACGACGATGAATATGAGGAAACAGGTGGACAAGTGGATATAGTATCATTTCGTGATATGATAAGACATGGAAATGCGAAGCAAAACGGTTTCAGAGTTGTGAATTTTGATCAATTCGATACTGCGGAGTCACAAAACTACAGAAGCTTGTTCAACACTTTAGATAGTCCTCACAAAGTAAATGATTTGAAATCGAAAGAAATAGAAGATAGTTCAACATTATCATCTATAGATGCAAAGCTGTCTGAAGAAATAGAAGAAACTTCGACAGTTATTCCGGAATACACATCTGATAAATCAGAAAACTTTTTCACTACtacagaaatttcaaaattgcaaaGTACATCACTTGAAGACATTAGCTCCACAATTTTAAATTCTCTTGAGGAGACAGTAGGAGATGCAACAATTGTTCCTGTTTCTATAACGACAGAACCAAAAATAGCAGTAACTACAGAAGATATACGAGAAACTCAGAATATGTCTTCTACGCAATCGGTGGATCTGGAAATAACATCCACTATGAATACTGATGAATTGGAAACAAATACCACCGTTCAAACGAAATCATCTGAACAAACTCCTATAGATCTGCTCAACCTTCAAACATCAACATCCACAGAAGTATCGCATGAGACTGAAATATGTTATAAGGGCAAGTGTGTAAAATCGAAAAACAGAAAATTCAGAAAGAGATTATTGCGTAAAAAAGTCAATGAGTCAAACCTCTGAAGTGTGAAAAATTGTGAATGTTATGTGATATAGCGAACTACTTCGTATCATGTTAACTCAGTGGAATAACATCGAATGTATGTGTTGTTTGAACAGTACCTATGACACGAATATTTAACTGATTGTAGCGAATGTTTGTGAATGTGgtgaaccaaaaaaattattattttattttataggtATTTATTGGCCCAATAATAAAACTCTGACATTTATTTATCGTATACCTAATGGATAAATCAAAATTACAACAATATGTTTTTCAGGTATTTCATAATTATGTGCTAACACAAATTTCTGGCGAATATTCTTTTAGAGAAGATCATGTTTTTAATATGACTCTTCAAATTACctcacaaaaaattatgaaggaGTTGAATCATGATATCTTGGGGGCTATTTAATAGGACCTCTCCTTACAATCCAATTCTCAGGGAAGTTCTCAGAAAATCACGTACCTACTTGAGAAAATACAGAGTCTGCCATTTATAACAATCATATTGACTTTACTTCAACCTTGAAGGTCACCTTGAAATTGACTATGACTTACTCAAAAGAGAGTTGACCATATGTGAATTAcactatgaaaaattcaacatatAATATTTTAGATGGGGGGGAAACTAGCACCCAAGATCTATTGACATCCCCATTCCTCTCAAGCGTCCATATATGAACACTCGGAAGTCGATTATCACTTTATTCATTCTGTGAGCCAGCTTAAATGCGCCATTATTCTAACGAGTGTTCATTTAaatcgtggtcaagagtgctgtggataAACTAGAGAGGATTTTCTGTGAGCTTAGCTTCTACCATATCATTTACATTTGTTATTCTTCGAATACTACTACTACATATAGTAGTAGTAGTATTGTGCCATAGCAAAAGCTAAGCGCTaattgtaatcacagaaaatccaccctaatttctccacagcactcttaaccacgaatttaaatgaacccaCGTTATTAAAAATCAGTTACTTGTAATATGACGATACTAGTTAAAATGTATTATATATCTCAGCGATGTAATCAGTTTATAAGgcaaaataaactttcttctcCTTAAACGTTTGGTCAGTTTTAATTTGAAAGCATAACTAAATCAATGtaagcatgggcgcccgcagaaatttttctcagggggggcaaaatgaaaattattgaaaaacgataaggcgttcatgattgtcgtaggcgacatcggtattccgtttctttctatttcagtatttaAATTCATAAGCGGGCcgtgcaaaataaaaattatgaagttttcctCTTCAACATTTTCTTATAAGTCAACAAGATAAGGTGATGCAAAATAACATGGTAACTCTTTTCGAAACTAATcatattcaatgaaacaatatttagaagaaaataaaatataaaaaatatggaggacggaatgaaataattattataattgttaataaatgaagaaaaattaacgagtaataacgaaataacaaatatatacatatacgctcgataaaactatgttgaatgaatgaataatgaattataataaatctcgaaatatacactgaatgacgcaaacaataaaatttaaaacttgatactaaaatatgattcaaaataacacaGAATTGCTCCAGATTTTAAAAACAACAAATAAGTATATTATTAAAATAGACAACTCATAAATTGCAAGAAACATAACTCATAAAAAccatattaattctgaaaaccAAATACTTAAACGCAATACAACAGAGTAGGCATATTTTATTCTAAACTAAAAACCAGTCTTCTGTTTCTCTTACAAAATTAGGAATATCCAATAACCGATTTCGATGAATACTCAACAATGCTAAACCAACAAGTCGGTCTTGTCCCATTGTAGCTCCTATCCAGGTTTTAATTCTGCTGGAGTGCTGAAACTACGCTCTATAGTACAAGTAGCACATGGAAATGTAAGGAGAAGATCTTCAACTTTcatgttttcatccatttgtaatttaaatgaatacaatgaatactcattccaaatgttcaactcactttctaaattttcaatgttatacatattgccgaccttagatgcgaaagattcaatatctagtaattttgaatttttttaaaaataatgaacGAAGCAAAAAGCATTACATGTTATTTCGAGAATCTTGTATCGAGGGCCGAAATCAAATGATCTTAATATGGGAtgaaaatagaatttttgaagtaatcttcagctgagtctgcttcataattagatctgtaAATTTTTCTAACGCGAATTTGTGGTTtccaatatacatatatatatatatattgagactctgagcaatagatgatgctttggaaaaaatttctgtgaagcatgcatcatcggagcgatgttttccacatatttctataattcaatttatatgacaactaaaaaattaatagaaacaccttgtaaTGTATTTGCTATTGATTCCAatgtatttgaatatttatttgctACCGTTAAATAAAACACGaaagtgaaagagtttattgcagcccataactgagcagttttttttgttgttaaATTCATTGAAGtttctccagattttatagcaaaaagaattttgaatatagtattaaagttttcagcgaaaactcgcaaagatttatatttagctgaCCAACGAGTTCCACAAtacaaaggaatatttggaatcagatttcttctttaagtactctctcgaaaaaagactaTAATGTCCTTAACGGTTCCAATGCTATTAcgaatttcagtaattttactgatgtcatttattactaaattcaacctatGGGAGGCACAATGGAAATAAATTGCTTTCTTGTACTTATCTCTAATGATCTTTTGAACCCCGTGAATTTCACCTGCCATTGTTGAGCATCCATCATAAACTTGCCCTACAAATTTGTCTAAATTCAAACCAGATTTATTAACTCAAGGATTGAAGCAGCTATGCAATCAgcattcaatttattcaattgtacGAATCCAAGAAACTCTTCTTTcactgtaaaattttcattttgctcatGTACAGTAATATCAGCAGACTCGTCATTACACTGAAATACTTCAAAGAATTTGCTTCTTCTACAATATTTGTCATTATTACATGCCCAGCTATCGAAATgatctcattttgaattctgtGAGAAGTATATTTCGAGTTGCCAGCTGCATTGAATAAATGGATCTCTAAATTTTTATCACCAGAGTCTACTCTAAATTttaaaagatcactaaaattgcCATCAGAGTTGCCACGAGAGTTGCTCTCTTGTATAGGCATATCGtgagttccgcaaaaaactattgtttttataaacggtaaaaaaatttttctattttctgcaacacttttttcttaaattctcaCTTTTTCTTTCCTTGcctttgaattgaaaaagtaaTATTGATGGTGTTGTCTTGAAAAATGAGGCagtcaaaatctcagggggggccatggcccccactGGCCCCcactggcccccccctgcggacGCCCATGAATGTAAGTAAACCATTTTTCTTGAATGTTTGAAAATCTGAGAGACTACATGCCAGATTTTGCAGAAATGTGTGAGAGAAGGCATCAATGAAggctatataaaaaaaaaatttaatcggGAAATATTATGAAAAGCATATCGCCGTTCCGGTGAAACAATGACGTaactgcaaatttttgacattttgactCAACAGCACTATTAGGTCCTAAATTGATGCATCTATACGGAAAAAGAACGACGTAAGTGTACAACCGTCAACGGCCGCAAGATGGCAAATACGTCATTGTTACATTATTGAAGTTTCACCCCTTTATCTTGGAAAATAACGACACATAGGTCAGTTGCGTGTTAGACTTCCCGGGAGGAGTTACTGTTTTAGTGGTAAAACGACGTAATTGCATAGTTAAACGTAATAGTTGAAATTTGTGTGCACCAGTTCAGGAGAACAACGACGTAAGTGTACATtgtgtcatttttattttatttttttttagtttttatgtCACAACTGTTCTTTGTGGCAATATTGATCCAAATTCATATGTTTTGGTATGTCATAAATGTATTTTTTGACGTTATTCCTTCGAAATAATGTCGTTGATTGATCTTATGTCAAAAAgatttttgtaataaaaataagGCTACAGCGTTCCTTTTGttcgaataattaaaaattccacTGTTACTTTATGTTTGACTTTTTTACAGAAACTTTAAGAAGATACAAGTCTTGAACCAGGTActtaatatgaattcaagagCCGAAAAGATAGTTAATCTCGCTCTTTTTGGAGATCAAAATGAAgctaattcaagagttatttctGCACTGCCTGGATGCTCCACTTCAAATCCTGAAGAAAATACGTTACTTGATATTTCTAATAACTATGTCATAGAAAATGAAGGCTCAATCAAACTTAGAATAACTAGAACTAAAGAAAATTTGTACCGTGAGGAGACAAGTTCAAGAAGCGATTTTTCTGCAGGTTCGAGTGACAATTACGAGCCTGCAAGTGACAACGATTCGTTAGGCAGTTCGTTAAACTCTATAGACGCAGAAACTGAAACAATTGTCCAAGAGTTGCCCAAAATTTCAGAGGCTATAGAATGCAAAGAAAATTCCCCACAACGTAAAAAAGGTAAAAAGAGGTTACGCAGAACCGAAAATTGGGCAAGCGTAAAAGCCAAAAGCTTAAAGAATAGTGGAAAGAGCTATAAGTCCAGAACAGGAAAACTGATGCCGGCAAAGGAGATGGCACCACCTTGTCCAGATAAATGCGTTTTAGCATGTTCAAAGAAATTTTCCGAGAATGCAAGAGCTCAGATTTTCAGGGAGTATTGgggaatgggttcattacagagACAACGAGATTTCTTGGGTTCGTGTATTGAACAACTTCAACTTAAATATAGGCGAGTCACCTCTGGAGTGCCCCGTAAACCAAACAGTGCATTTTATCTTGTCGTTAATGGAGGGAAAATTCGCGTatgcaaattatttttaatcCGTACCCTTGGAATAACTGAGAGAAAACTCCGAACAGTCATTGAGTCGAAATTATCAGGTACTGGAATTGTAGCTGAAGATAAGCGAGGAAAgcacggcaaacataaaaagGCGGATGAAGAAATAGTGAAGTCGGTACGAGACCATATTAATGCCATTCCAAGGGTTGAGAGTCACTATGTCCGAAAGGATACTACAAGAGAATTCATTGACGGTGGTCTTTCGATTGCTGAATTACATAGGCACTATGTAAGTGAAAGATCTTCTACCCGAGAAACAACTGCCAGCTATGATATGTATGCGAGAATATTTAATACTGAATACAATATAGGATTCTTTATACCTAAAAAGGATCAGTGTGATTTTTGCGAGTCCTTCAAGAATTCAGTTGGTGATGATAAAGAAGCCTTGGAGAATAAATATAATGAACatctacaagaaaaaaaattaagtagagAAGAAAAGGACAAGGACAAGGAAAGAgccaaaaataatgaagttgTGTTAGCCGTATACGATCTGCAGGCTGTATTACCTGTCCCAACTGGGCAATCATCAGCATTTTTTTATAAAAGTCGATTGAATTGCTACAATTTTACTGTaagtaaaaaaaacatttttggtaATGTTGTAGGTTGTtgatttgaagtttttcaatcaaattgatATTACAGGTAACCGAAATTGGAAGGGATAAATCTCTCTGCTATTTTTGGCATGAAGGTTTAGGCCACAGGGGAGTTAACGAAATTGGTACCTGCATAATGTTATATCTTGAAGAACTTGCAAAATCGAACCCTGGTGTCGACATAGTGTTTTATTCTGACAACTGTGGAGGCCAGCAAAAGAATAGGTATTTCATGAAATACCCTATTATCCTTAAATTAAATATACTTTTCTATCTGATTTCAGATATATGATCGCAGCTTATTTATATGCAGTGGACGCGTATAATATTAATACAATTACGCATAAATATCTTGTTCGCGGGCACACTCAGAACGAGGGTGATGCTGTACATAGTATTGtggagaaaaatttgaaaagggcTAAAAACTCAGGGCCAATTTACGTGCCCGACCAATATATTTCACtaataagaaattcaaaaaaaagagGCAATCCTCTTGTTGTGAAggaaatgaatttcaataatttctttgattTAAAAGATTTATATGGAGAAATCGCTccgaatttatcgaaaaacgtCGATGGGAAAGAATTTAAAATAAGTGACGTAAGACAACTTGAATTTCAGAAAGGAAGCGACGTTATTCGTTACAAAGTAAGTTTCAACCAAAAGGAATGGGATAGAATAATATTCAGACCAAAGAAGAGACGTGTTTCCGAATTACGGCCTATCaaagaaattaaaacaaaacctgcttacacacaaaaaattacaataacagaaaataaaaaaagagatCTGAAGAGTTTAGTTGACAACAGAATAATTCCCGAGTTTTATAAgtatttttatgattctgttTTATAACTCATAtcatttaaatgtacctactatTGATTCTCACCCATTAAAAATATTGACAAAAACGCTGCattttgattcaacattttTGGTGAAACAATGACATAATTACAAAATCAACATTAAGTTATTACAATGctcaattcaaatttacatcAATTGAATGTATCCATGATCAACTCTTAGTTCTCATAAAATCGTTgcaaatgaaatgaattcacTTCTTCAAAACCTAcatctaataatttcaaatcagtTTTTCCTCTCTcctgaaaaattcattaaacttCAGTTACGTCATTGTTTCACCGGAACGGCGATATGaaattttctccaaaaaatattttccttcatTTCTTGTCAGTATGTAATATTATTGATGGAAGAGATATTTGAGCATGCTGTTCCTTTTTTATGtgatatttcgtttcttcaaaaaaaaaaaaattcgaaaacttaCAATTGAGGCATTATATGCTTAACTGTGATAAAGGATCTCAAGCAATACCATCTAAACAAACCGAATAGGTACATGAATCCCAAGAAATACATGTTCATCACATTGCCGCAATGGTAATCACAAAATCCGTCAAAGAAGAAATATAGTCCGAAAATTCAGAAGAACCTTTCATTCGTTCatagttttaataataataataaactttatttagcactcggctattgaaaacaatacaaatgtaatccacttacttaattaaattcttcataaatataacaattttcaaaataataaaactctGTGGAGattgaagtatttatttttatcaaaaaaagaaaataattactggtattttcatgaattgaacACTGTCCACCATGAACTCGACAAATTTCATAATCATTCCATATGTTTGGATGCTAGAATATCATGAATTAGAAATAGTTGAAAGACAATATTTTAATTCCAAAGGTTTTTAGAGAAGATtatattcatattaaatatcacAAGTTTTTTTCTGAACATGTTACGCTTTGATCAACCTCGGTCAACGGAAAAATTCCCAAAGTGAATGAATGATTTTCAAAGAATTGAAGTTCATTTTCTATAGTCTTCTTCCTAGTCGTGCACTCTTGGCAGAGTGTGCCGGTCAAAATTTTGCGCCACTGCTTCCCTCGTGATGCGCCGCCATGTTTCTCTGTGTTTTGCTGCGTGGGAGTTGTCATTGATGCTGGAGCGCGTGACAGATTTGATGATATCTGTCCACCGTGTAGGAGAGCGTCCACGAGATCTTTTGCCCTCGACTTTACCTTGCACCACCAGTCGTTCCATAGATTCTTCATTACGGGTACTTGAGGATACGTATTTGCACAGACGACGATAACCTCTCTTTGATCTGTAGTTCTTTTAAAATCGAAACATTGGTTCGGTGCGCAGTCCACGGGATTTGAAGCATGCGTCTCCAGCACC
It includes:
- the LOC123688892 gene encoding uncharacterized protein LOC123688892, with the translated sequence MNSRAEKIVNLALFGDQNEANSRVISALPGCSTSNPEENTLLDISNNYVIENEGSIKLRITRTKENLYREETSSRSDFSAGSSDNYEPASDNDSLGSSLNSIDAETETIVQELPKISEAIECKENSPQRKKGKKRLRRTENWASVKAKSLKNSGKSYKSRTGKLMPAKEMAPPCPDKCVLACSKKFSENARAQIFREYWGMGSLQRQRDFLGSCIEQLQLKYRRVTSGVPRKPNSAFYLVVNGGKIRVCKLFLIRTLGITERKLRTVIESKLSGTGIVAEDKRGKHGKHKKADEEIVKSVRDHINAIPRVESHYVRKDTTREFIDGGLSIAELHRHYVSERSSTRETTASYDMYARIFNTEYNIGFFIPKKDQCDFCESFKNSVGDDKEALENKYNEHLQEKKLSREEKDKDKERAKNNEVVLAVYDLQAVLPVPTGQSSAFFYKSRLNCYNFTVTEIGRDKSLCYFWHEGLGHRGVNEIGTCIMLYLEELAKSNPGVDIVFYSDNCGGQQKNRYMIAAYLYAVDAYNINTITHKYLVRGHTQNEGDAVHSIVEKNLKRAKNSGPIYVPDQYISLIRNSKKRGNPLVVKEMNFNNFFDLKDLYGEIAPNLSKNVDGKEFKISDVRQLEFQKGSDVIRYKVSFNQKEWDRIIFRPKKRRVSELRPIKEIKTKPAYTQKITITENKKRDLKSLVDNRIIPEFYKYFYDSVL